In Papaver somniferum cultivar HN1 chromosome 1, ASM357369v1, whole genome shotgun sequence, a genomic segment contains:
- the LOC113360189 gene encoding heat shock 70 kDa protein 18-like, whose product MVFGSGRAIRIDLGTTYSCVGVWQNGHVEIIPNDQGNRTTHSYVAFTDDQHFIGDVVLNQVAMNTTNTIFDVKRLIGRKINDASVQSDMQLWPFKVISGEDMRPMIQVNYMGKAKTLSAEEISSMRQATKDAGKIVGLHILRIINEPTPAGMAYGLDKKYTNVIAENVLIFDLGGQLDSKHEQIK is encoded by the exons ATGGTTTTTGGATCAGGAAGAGCGATAAGGATTGATTTAGGAACGACATATTCATGTGTTGGAGTATGGCAAAACGGCCATGTTGAGATTATCCCTAATGACCAAGGAAATCGCACTACACATTCTTATGTTGCTTTTACAGATGATCAACATTTTATCGGTGATGTTGTTCTAAATCAAGTTGCTATGAATACTACTAACACCATTTTCG ATGTGAAACGTTTGATTGGTAGAAAAATCAATGATGCGTCTGTTCAGAGTGATATGCAGCTATGGCCGTTCAAAGTCATTTCTGGAGAAGACATGAGGCCAATGATACAAGTCAATTACATGGGAAAGGCTAAAACATTATCTGCTGAAGAAATCTCGTCCATG CGTCAAGCTACTAAAGATGCTGGCAAAATCGTTGGCCTTCATATACTGCGAATCATCAATGAACCTACCCCCGCGGGGATGGCTTACGGTCTTGATAAAAAGTACACGAATGTTATTGCAGAGAATGTTCTCATCTTTGATTTGGGAGGACAATTGGATTCTAAACACGAACAGATTAAATAA
- the LOC113360207 gene encoding uncharacterized protein LOC113360207, producing the protein MSKLFDLDFMALDITGKNYLSWILDAEAHLSAKTLGNTIVLNNKESPEDHSKALIFLCHHLDEALKSRYLTVKDPYTLWIELKDRFDHQKTVILPRARYEWMHMRLQNFKSIKKYSELISCLLVAEQNNELLLKNHQSHPAGSIVAPEMNAMKLPEGFRMPEADKSKGRSVYSIKLQRALYGLKQSGRMWYNRLSY; encoded by the exons ATGTCCAAACTCTTTGACCTGGACTTCATGGCCCTTGACATTACTGGAAAGAACTATTTGTCATGGATTTTGGATGCAGAAGCGCACCTTAGTGCCAAGACTTTGGGAAACACTATTGTTTTGAACAACAAAGAATCCCCTGAGGATCACTCCAAAGCCTTAATATTTCTCTGTCATCACCTTGACGAGGCTTTGAAGTCCCGATATCTTACGGTGAAAGACCCGTACACTTTGTGGATAGAGCTGAAAGATCGTTTTGATCATCAGAAAACAGTGATTTTACCTCGTGCAAGGTATGAGTGGATGCATATGCGCCTCCAAAACTTCAAGAGT ATTAAGAAATATTCAGAGCTTATCTCTTGCCTTCTAGTAGCTGAGCAGAATAATGAGTTATTACTCAAGAACCATCAAAGTCACCCAGCAGGTTcaatagttgctccagaaatgAACGCTATGAAACTTCCCGAAGGATTTCGTATGCCTGAAGCAGACAAGTCCAAAGGTCGTAGTGTATACTCAATAAAACTTCAAAGAGCTCTATATGGACTAAAGCAATCTGGAAGAATGTGGTATAATCGCCTCAGTTATTGA